The genomic window ATATCGATTGGTGTAGTTGGTTTTGAAGTAGTGGTAGCAGGTTTTGTGGTCACGGCAGATGATTTTGACGTGTTTGCAGTACTACCGGTATTATGATTTTCTGTAGTGACCACTGGATTTGAAGAAGTGTTCACAGTACTCGTTGGATTATCAGTAGTAATATCTGGTTCTAAAGAGGTGCTTGAGGCATCTGTAGTAGAATTTGTGTCAGCTGGTTGTGTACTTTTGTTTGGTAAAGGTACTTTAGTTATGGAAGTATGATTTGTAACTGGGTTTGGTGTTGAAGTGGGAATTTCTGTTTCAGGAATGACAGTTGTCGTCTGCTTTGTAGAAGATTGTGGGCCAGCAGTAGTTGTAGCATTAGTTGAATTGGATGAATCTGTACCAGAGAGAGGCTCAGGGGTTGCTTTATTCGATGTATTTGATTTTGTAGATGTATTAGTAGGAGTGGGTGTAACTGTTGCTGGAGCTGCAGTTGCTGAACCAGGTGTTGCTGCAGCAGGTGTTGTCTTATCTGGTTTGGCTGTAGTAGGTGTTGCTGCAGCAGGTGTTGCCTGCCCTGGTTTTGCTGGAGTAGGTGTTCCTGCAGCAGGTGTTGCCTGCCCTGGTTTGGCTGTAGTAGGCGTTACTGCAGCAGGTGTTGCCAGCTGCCCTGGTTTTGCTGGAGTAGGTGTTCCTGCAGCAGGTGTTGTCTGCCCTGGTTTGGCTGTAGTAGGCGTTACTGCAGCAGGTGTTGCCAGCTGCCCTGGTTTTGCTGGAGTAGGTGTTCCTGCAGCAGGTGTTGCCTGCCCTGGTTTTGATGGAGTAGGCGTTACTGCAGCAGGTGTTGCCTGCCCTGGTTTGGCTGTAGTAGGCGTTACTGCAGCAGGTGTTGCCTGCCCTGGTTTTGCTGGAGTAGGCGTTACTGCAGCAGGTGTTGCCTGCCCTGGTTTTGATGGAGTAGGCGTTACTGCAGCAGGTGTTGCCTGCCCTGGTTTTGCTGGAGTAGGCGTTACTGCAGCAGGTGTTGCCTGCCCTGGTTTTGATGGAGTAGGCGTTACTGCAGCAGGTGTTACCTGCCCTGGTTTGGCTGTAGTAGGCGTTACTGCAGCAGGTGTTGCCTGCCCTGGTTTTGCTGGAGTAGGCGTTACTGCAGCAGGTGTTGCCTGCCCTGGTTTTGATGGAGTAGGCGTTACTGCAGCAGGTGTTGCCTGCCCTGGTTTTGCTGGAGTAGGCGTTACTGCAGCAGGTGTTGCCTGCCCTGGTTTGGCTGTAGTGGATTCTGCCTGTGATGGTGTTGGAGAACCATTTGGTAGTTTACTGGATGAACCATTCCCAGATTGTGGTAGAGGAGTTTTATTCCCATTCACAATTGGTGATGGCTGAATTGATGGTGTAACTGATGCTGGTTTAACAGAGCTATCTGAAACAGATTAATAGACATAATTCTCATCAAAAACACAGATTATTAaacttatataaactatatattacaatttcTCTTGCATACCACTCTACATATAAAATACCTGATCCCTCCACATCTTAATCTCCCTAACAACTCTCCATCTTACCTGGTAATCTCTCTAACAATTCCACACATTAATCTCCCTAACCATCCCTCATCTTTATCTCCCTACCCCTGAGAACCCCTCCCTCATCTTCATCTCCCTAACCATCCCTCATCTTTATCTCCCTAACCATCCCTCATCATTATCTCCCTAACCATCCCTCATCTTCATCTCCCTAACCATCCCTCATCTTTATCTCCCTAACCATCCCTCATCTTTATCTCCCTAACCATCCCTCATCTTTACCTCCCTAACCATCCCTCATCTTTATCTCCCTAACCATCCCTCATCTTATCTCCCTAACCATCCCTCATCTTCATCTCCCTAACCATCCCTCATCTTTATCTCCCTAACCATCCCTCATCTTTATCTCCCTAACCATCCCTTATCTTTATCTCCCTAACCATCCCTCATCTTCATCTCCCTAACCATCCCTCATCTTTATCTCCTTAACCATCCCTCATCTTTATCTCCCTAACCATCCCTCATCATTATCTCCCTAAAAATCCCTCATCTTTATCTCCCTACCCCTCCCTCATCATTATCTCCCTAACCATCCCTCATCTTTATCTCCCTTACCATCCCTCATCTTTATCTCCCTACCCCTCCCTCATCTTTATCTCCCTAACCATCCCTCATCTTTATCTCCCTAACCATCCCTCATCTTTATCTCCCTAACCATCCCTCATCTTTATCTCCCTAACCATCCCTCATCTTTATCTCCCTACCCTCCCTCATCATTATCTCCCTAACCATCCCTCATCATTATCTCCCTAACCATCCCTACATCTTCACTCCCCTAACCCCCTCATCTTTACCTCCCTAACCCCTCCTCACGTTACACCAACCCTCCCTCACTTTATCTCCCAACATCCTCTTATCTTAACTCCCCCctaaccccccaaaaaaaccccttttCCCCACCTCCCCATCTTAccccaaaccccccaaaaaaaaccccaaacccccccccccccacacccaaaaaaaaaaaaaaacccaaaaaaaaaaaattttaaaaaaaaagaaaaaaaaatttcaaaaaaccccccctttttttaacccaaaaattttaaaaaacccccccaattACCCAAAAATTTCCCAAACCCCCCAAAACTAACCTTTTCCCCCAAACCCCAAATTTCcccatcaaaaaaaaaaaaaacccccaacccccccccaaaaaaaaaaaaaccccaaaacaccccaaaattaaaaaaccccccccccccaaaaaaaccattaaaaaaaacccccaatttccccccccaaaaaaaaaccccccacaaaaaaaaaaaaatttttttttttaaaaaaaaattttaaaaaaaaaaaaaaaaaaaaaaatttttttaaaaaaaacccccccccaaaaaaaaaaaaaaaaaaaaaaaaaaatttttttaaaaattttttttaaaaaaaaaaaaaaaaaaaaaaaaaaaaaaaaaaaaaaaaaacccccccccaaaaaaaaaaaaaaaaaaaccccccaaaaaacccccccccccccaaaccccccaaaccccccaaaaccccaaccaaaaaaaacccccccccaaaaaaaccccccccccaaaaaaatttaaaacaaaaaaaaccccaaaaaaaaaaaaaaaaaacccccaaaaaaaaaacccccccaaaaaaaaaaaaaaaaaaaaaaaacccccccaaaaaaacccccccccccccccccccccaaaaaaccccaaaaaccccccaaaaacccccaaaaacccccaaaaaaaaaaacccccaaaaaaaaaaaaattaacccaTTTAAAATaacccaaaaaaaattaaacccaaacccacaaaaaaaaaaaaaaaaaccccccaaaacccaaaaaaaaccccccaaattAAACCATCCCTCATCTTCATCTCCCTAACCACCCCTCATCTTATCTCCCTAACCATCCCTCATCATTATCTCCCTAACCATCCCTCATCTTTATCTCCCTAACCATCCCTCATCTTTATCTCCCTAACCATCCCTCATCTTTATCTCCCTAACCATCCCTCATCTTTATCTCCCTAACCATCCCTCATCTTATCTCCCTAACCATCCCTCACCATTATCTCCCTAACCATCCCTCATCATTATCTCCCTAACCACCCCTCATCTTCACCTCCCTAACCATCCCTCATCTTTATCTCCCTAACCA from Pecten maximus chromosome 1, xPecMax1.1, whole genome shotgun sequence includes these protein-coding regions:
- the LOC117336887 gene encoding mucin-2-like isoform X2; this encodes MSTLYAFILTVCLVSRIYGDAQTDSSVKPASVTPSIQPSPIVNGNKTPLPQSGNGSSSKLPNGSPTPSQAESTTAKPGQATPAAVTPTPAKPGQATPAAVTPTPSKPGQATPAAVTPTPAKPGQATPAAVTPTTAKPGQVTPAAVTPTPSKPGQATPAAVTPTPAKPGQATPAAVTPTPSKPGQATPAAVTPTPAKPGQATPAAVTPTTAKPGQATPAAVTPTPSKPGQATPAAGTPTPAKPGQLATPAAVTPTTAKPGQTTPAAGTPTPAKPGQLATPAAVTPTTAKPGQATPAAGTPTPAKPGQATPAAATPTTAKPDKTTPAAATPGSATAAPATVTPTPTNTSTKSNTSNKATPEPLSGTDSSNSTNATTTAGPQSSTKQTTTVIPETEIPTSTPNKSTQPADTNSTTDASSTSLEPDITTDNPTSTVNTSSNPVVTTENHNTGSTANTSKSSAVTTKPATTTSKPTTPIDIPSTNPAATTTKPSTPKSSAKPATPSSKPSTPPATVPVSSTKKSPHALTKKSAGMSKAGKIAVGVVIAIVVMVAIVIGVLWYRRRYVSGTWGVGSSVAYRTWGNTDFADDERISINRR
- the LOC117336887 gene encoding mucin-2-like isoform X1 yields the protein MSTLYAFILTVCLVSRIYGDAQTDSSVKPASVTPSIQPSPIVNGNKTPLPQSGNGSSSKLPNGSPTPSQAESTTAKPGQATPAAVTPTPAKPGQATPAAVTPTPSKPGQATPAAVTPTPAKPGQATPAAVTPTTAKPGQVTPAAVTPTPSKPGQATPAAVTPTPAKPGQATPAAVTPTPSKPGQATPAAVTPTPAKPGQATPAAVTPTTAKPGQATPAAVTPTPSKPGQATPAAGTPTPAKPGQLATPAAVTPTTAKPGQTTPAAGTPTPAKPGQLATPAAVTPTTAKPGQATPAAGTPTPAKPGQATPAAATPTTAKPDKTTPAAATPGSATAAPATVTPTPTNTSTKSNTSNKATPEPLSGTDSSNSTNATTTAGPQSSTKQTTTVIPETEIPTSTPNPVTNHTSITKVPLPNKSTQPADTNSTTDASSTSLEPDITTDNPTSTVNTSSNPVVTTENHNTGSTANTSKSSAVTTKPATTTSKPTTPIDIPSTNPAATTTKPSTPKSSAKPATPSSKPSTPPATVPVSSTKKSPHALTKKSAGMSKAGKIAVGVVIAIVVMVAIVIGVLWYRRRYVSGTWGVGSSVAYRTWGNTDFADDERISINRR